From Hymenobacter sediminicola:
TTCTGCCATTCCTGCCGCAGTAGCCCGTTTCGCCGAAGAACCAGTAGCAGGCCGCCGCTCACCAATGCCACGCCTGTTAGTGCCGCCCGCAGTGCCATGTAGCGCGCCGGAGTAAGAGCCAGTCGCAGATGATGGTAGCTGCCTTCATGGTAGGTGATGCTGCCCAGGGCCTGCACTTGTTGATAGGGAGTCAGCCCGAAAATTAGCAGTAGAAACAGACTGCTCAGGAGCAGGCAAAGTAGACTCACTGCCAGCAGTGCTCGGAAAGGCATAAAGGCGGATGTGTAATGCGGAAACGGTAGACTACTGTGGCAGTAGGTGCTGGCCGGTCAGCAGGCCCAGCTCTTCCCACACGCGGTGTACTGGCAGGCCCATAACGTTGAAATAAGAGCCTTCCAGCCGGGTTACCGCGACCATGCCAATCCAGTCTTGCGCGCCATAGGCACCTGCCTTATCCAGTGGTTTATACTGCTGAACGTAGAATCTTATTTCTGAGTCAGATAAACTGCGAAAATGTACCCGTGTCTGCTCTGAAAAAATGACCTGCCGACCGTCGCCGGCCAGCAGGCACACCCCGGTAAACACGTCGTGGGCTTGCCCCTGCAGGTTGCTCAGCATCCGAATAGCTTCGGCCTCGTCGGCAGGCTTGTTAAGCACTTCCTCTCCTAGGCAGACAATGGTATCGGCCGTCAATAGCACCTCATCGGGGGCCAGGGTTGTTCGGTAAGCGGCGGCTTTGTGCGCCGCCAGATATTCGGCTACTTCCGCCCGGCGCAGATGCTCCGGATACGATTCATCCACTTCCTGCAGCCGCACAGTGTACTGCAGCCCTAGGTCGGAGAGTAGCTGCCGGCGGCGCGGTGAGTTGGAGGCCAGCACGAGTTTCATCTTGTCAGGCAATAGGGTGGTTGATAGTAAAGGAGAGGCTGTCTGCTTGGTTTAGCGCACAAACTCTTTCAGAAACGGGTGAGCGGTTTCCTCCGCCCGAACGCTGCTGAAAAGGAAGCCTCCAATGGTTTTGGGGTAGAAGAACGTGGATTTGGGTGGCATCACGGCTCCGGAATGGCATACCCGCTCCACCTCGTCCATGGTCACTTCATTGGTAATGAAAGCGGCATGGGCTTCGCCGTGGTCGACGCGCTGCAGGCACTCGGAGAAGTTGCGCACGTAGGCTACCCCCGGCCATTGGCGTTGCGCATCGGGCCCGGCAATGCCCAGCACCTTTTCCAGCACGAAAAAGTGTAGCACGGTCAGATCCAAGGCCTTTACTTCGGGGGTCGTGTGCCAGCTCAGCTGCTCGTGCACTTCGGGGCGCAGACGGATTTTATAGGCCTGTCCATCCTGCAAGTACAGCCCAAATGCCCATTGCTTGCCTGCTATCAACTCGGGGAGGTCGTAGGGGTCTTCCTTGGGCAGCACTGTAAAATACGGTTCCAGCCGGGCCAGGAATTCGGCATCGGTCAGGTCCTGAGGCAGTTCCAGCAGCAGACGGTGCGTGGGAAGAATGCGCAGGTCGTCAGCGGCCGCATTGGTCAGGTACATGAGGTGGAAATTCCAGCCTTCGTGGCCGGTAGCTTCTGGCTCAGCCGCCAAGCGGGCCTGCCGGTACGCTAAAGACCCTTCGTAGCGGTGGTGTCCATCGGCCAGAATTACCTGCCGCGAATCCAGCACCTGCTGAAACCGCCGGATAACGGCCGCGTCCTGAATCACGGCCAGTACGTCGCGGGCTCCCTGGTAATCTTCCTCTGTCTGGTAGAGCGGGGTTCGGATGGCTTCATCGAGGTAGTGCTCCAGTTCAAAATCGTCGTCGCGGTAGAGGCCATGCGTTGCACTGGTCTGGAATTCGGTGCGGGCCAGCAACTCGGCCCGGTCGTTAACGGCGGCGGGCAACGT
This genomic window contains:
- a CDS encoding Maf family nucleotide pyrophosphatase, which encodes MKLVLASNSPRRRQLLSDLGLQYTVRLQEVDESYPEHLRRAEVAEYLAAHKAAAYRTTLAPDEVLLTADTIVCLGEEVLNKPADEAEAIRMLSNLQGQAHDVFTGVCLLAGDGRQVIFSEQTRVHFRSLSDSEIRFYVQQYKPLDKAGAYGAQDWIGMVAVTRLEGSYFNVMGLPVHRVWEELGLLTGQHLLPQ
- a CDS encoding DUF1015 domain-containing protein, translating into MAEIQPLRGWRYNPTLGQHIDEYVSPLFDVVSARQREALYRNPLNSIHLSVPRGDDPAGEALHRLKEWQESGVLRQDELPGIYAYYQYFRLSGSTREYCRKGFMCHIRAYDWAEEVVLRHENTLPAAVNDRAELLARTEFQTSATHGLYRDDDFELEHYLDEAIRTPLYQTEEDYQGARDVLAVIQDAAVIRRFQQVLDSRQVILADGHHRYEGSLAYRQARLAAEPEATGHEGWNFHLMYLTNAAADDLRILPTHRLLLELPQDLTDAEFLARLEPYFTVLPKEDPYDLPELIAGKQWAFGLYLQDGQAYKIRLRPEVHEQLSWHTTPEVKALDLTVLHFFVLEKVLGIAGPDAQRQWPGVAYVRNFSECLQRVDHGEAHAAFITNEVTMDEVERVCHSGAVMPPKSTFFYPKTIGGFLFSSVRAEETAHPFLKEFVR